The sequence below is a genomic window from Candidatus Sungiibacteriota bacterium.
TCTAACTGAGCGCGAGGTATTAACGGGCAAAACAAAAGTGTTTGTCTCTTTATCCTTAAGTTCCTCCGAAACAAAAATGCCCAGAATATATTCCGACCTTACCATCTCTCCTTTTTCATCAAAGAAAATAACCCGATCTCCGTCCCCGTCAAAAATAGCCCCAAAGCTATATCCCCCTTTTTTGAGCTCTTCCTTAATGGGTTTTTGAGAGGCGGGCAGATACGGACTAGGCGAATGCTTTTTAAAAGCGCCGTCCGGTTCAAAAAAAAGCGGCTTGTAAGTAATTTTGGGGAATTTATTAAGAAGTTCCGGAAGAAAAAATGTCGTGCTGCCGCCGCCGGCATCAACCACGGTTTTGATACGTTTAATTGATGCATTTTTGGCAAGGAAATGTATGTATTTTTCGCGATAGTCGGCAGCGGTCGTCACCATACCCATGGAGTCAAACAACAAAGGCTTTCTTTTTACGAGATTCCTGATCACTTCTAGTCCGTTCCCTGAAAAAATTGGTATGCCGCCCCGCCCCCTTATTTTAAAACCGTTATATTCCGGGGGATTATGGGAGGCCGTGATCATAATACCTCCGTCAAATTTCAGAGTATGCATGAGGAAATAAAAAAAGGGTGTAGTGCCTGTGCCTGCGTCCCAAACATCGCTTCCGCAGGAAATAATGCCGTTTATCAGCGCCTCTTTAAGCGGTTGGGAAGAGTTGCGAACGTCTCGGCAGACCAAAATTTTTAGCTTTTTCTTATGGTTTTTTTTTGAGAAAAACGCTGTTAGTGCTTCTCCCAGACGCTGCGCCACAAACTCGTTAATTTCGGCTGGATATTTCCCGCGGATATCGTATGCTTTAAAAATGGTGGGTTCAATTCTCATATTTTTATTCTACAATGAGTCTTAAAATCGGCATAGTCGGTCTACCTAACGTTGGCAAGTCCACCCTTTTTAACGCTTTAACCAAGAAAAAAGTTGATATTTCTAATTACCCTTTTTGTACTATTGAGCCGAATATAGGGATTGTGGAAGTGCCTGATTTGCGTCTGGAAAAACTGGCTGAAATATCGCATTCCCAGCGGATTATACCAGCGGTGGTTGAATTTGTGGATATTGCGGGATTAGTAAAGGGCGCGGCTGAAGGTGAAGGACTGGGAAATAAGTTTTTATCACATATACGCGAGGTTGACGCGATTGCCGAGGTGGTACGCGTCTTTAAAGATAAGGATATTATCCATGTTGCCAATGCCGTAAATCCGGTTTCGGACATTGAAGTATTGGAATATGAACTAATCCTCAAGGATTTAGAAACCACCCAGAACCGCCTCGCATCATTACAAAAAGAGGTCAAGGCGGGGGAAAAAAGAGCGGCGGAAGAATTGGAGCATCTGCAAAAAGTTGCCGAAGAGCTCAAAACCGGCGCTATACAACATACCAACAAACTTGAGTTTGTTGGTATGTTGACGAATTTAGGGTTATTAACTGCAAAGCCGATTGTTTACGTCTTCAATGCGTCGGAGAAACAAGTACAAGAGAAGTGGGAGCCGGATCAAAAATTGAAAAACAAAATCGGCCCGGCATCATACGCGGTTATTTCTGCCAAGATTGAGGCGGAGCTTGGGGAATTAGCTGAGGAAGAGAAAAAAGAATACCTAAAAACCCTCGGGCGGGATGAGAGTGGACTGGATCAGTTGATCCGCGTTGGCTACGAGACATTGGGGCTCATCACTTTTTTTACAACCGGGGAGGATGAAACCCGCGCCTGGACTATTCCCAAAGGATCTCTAGCTCCGAGGGCAGGACGCGCTATTCACTCCGATTTTGAAGATAAATTTATCCGGGCCGAAGTAATTAATTGGCAAAAATTGGTTGAAGCCGACTCTTGGTCTCGCGCCAAAGAACTCGGCCTGCTCCGGCTAGAAGGAAAGGAATATGTCGTTCAGGATGGGGATGTGATGGAATTTAAAATTTGACTGCCGGTATGATCTTTGCTATATTTCGCCTATTCTTAAGGAACCTCCCCCGCACCAATTTTACGAGGTAACGCAGGGGCGGCCCGCTTCGCCCATAAATCCCCCCACCTTCCCAGCGGGGTCTTGGACTCCGCGGGAAGGATTTCTACAGCACCCATTCATCCCCGCAGCAAGCTACGGGTATTCTAGGAAGGTGGGGGGATAAAGGGACGGCCTATTCGGCCACGCGGGCCACGGGTGCATAAATGGTCCATCAAAAACAAAATGCCTTAAATTTCCCAATTAGGTAAAATTGGAGCGGGGTTCTCATACTTGTAGCGAAATTTTGTCCCTAGGTCGCTTTGCGGCCGGGATCCCGGCACGAAGTGCCTAGGGATTCGCTACAAGTAGCTCCAAAATTTCGACAAGTATGGAAAAAAACTATGAACTTGCCTATCTTTTTTCTTCTACTATTCCGGAGGAGGATATTTTGACGTGGACAGAAAAACTAAGTACTATTATTGGAGAAGCCAAGGGGCTGGTTAAAAACGTTGAAACCCCCAAAAAACGGCTCTTGGCTTATGTTGTTAAAAAAGAAAAGCACGCTTATTTTGGTTGGACTACCCTTACTATAGCGCCCGAATTTTTAAAGACGCTTGATAAGAAAATCCGAGGCATGGACAAACTTCTCCGTTATCTTGTGGTTGAAGAGGTAAAAGCGGAGGTTCGTCACCAAACGCTTCGAATTGTACCTCCACGTCCTGCTGCGAAACACCCACGCGTCATCCCAAGAGAGATGCCCAAGACTGATGAAAAACTGGATCTTGAGGCATTGGATAAAAAGCTGGAGGAAATTTTAGGGAAGTAGAAGCAAACTTAAACGCCACGAGGTACGCAAAATTAAACGCAATTGCGTCTAAAGTTGCGTAATAACTTGCGTATACATTTGCTTCTACACCACAATGAATCTAAACAAAGCTTTCATCTTAGGCAACTTAACCCGCGATCCCGAGCTGCGCCAAACCCCTTCTGGACAAGCAGTTTGCAGTTTTGGCGTGGCTACGAACCGCTTTTATACCGACTCCACGGGCCAGAAACAAAAGCAAGCGGAATTTCACAACGTAGTTGCTTGGGGCCGGCAGGCAGAAATAGTTAATCAATATCTTCGTAAGGGTAGTTCTGTCTTGGTTGAGGGGAGACTTCAGACGCGAAATTGGCAGGACCAGCAGGGAAGTAAGCACTGGCGAACCGAAATTATCGCCGAGCGCATACAACTCGGCCCCAAAAATCAGGGTGGTCCAGCGCCCTCAACCCCTGAAGGGCAGAAACAGTCGGAAGACACAACGCCCATCATAGAGCTTCCGGAAGAAGGGGAAGAG
It includes:
- a CDS encoding phosphomannomutase/phosphoglucomutase gives rise to the protein MRIEPTIFKAYDIRGKYPAEINEFVAQRLGEALTAFFSKKNHKKKLKILVCRDVRNSSQPLKEALINGIISCGSDVWDAGTGTTPFFYFLMHTLKFDGGIMITASHNPPEYNGFKIRGRGGIPIFSGNGLEVIRNLVKRKPLLFDSMGMVTTAADYREKYIHFLAKNASIKRIKTVVDAGGGSTTFFLPELLNKFPKITYKPLFFEPDGAFKKHSPSPYLPASQKPIKEELKKGGYSFGAIFDGDGDRVIFFDEKGEMVRSEYILGIFVSEELKDKETNTFVLPVNTSRSVREYLKERGGKVVLSRVGNTFMHMAMRRARASLGAEMSGHFYFQKFFYADSGLFAWLKLAAILSKNPRPLSQLIKPFKRYIFSGEINFNIKDGRTVIKKVERKYQGEKISRLDGITVEFPDWWFNIRPSNTEPIVRLVLEAKTKELFDEKLIQVEKLIKG
- the ychF gene encoding redox-regulated ATPase YchF is translated as MSLKIGIVGLPNVGKSTLFNALTKKKVDISNYPFCTIEPNIGIVEVPDLRLEKLAEISHSQRIIPAVVEFVDIAGLVKGAAEGEGLGNKFLSHIREVDAIAEVVRVFKDKDIIHVANAVNPVSDIEVLEYELILKDLETTQNRLASLQKEVKAGEKRAAEELEHLQKVAEELKTGAIQHTNKLEFVGMLTNLGLLTAKPIVYVFNASEKQVQEKWEPDQKLKNKIGPASYAVISAKIEAELGELAEEEKKEYLKTLGRDESGLDQLIRVGYETLGLITFFTTGEDETRAWTIPKGSLAPRAGRAIHSDFEDKFIRAEVINWQKLVEADSWSRAKELGLLRLEGKEYVVQDGDVMEFKI
- a CDS encoding 30S ribosomal protein S6 — its product is MEKNYELAYLFSSTIPEEDILTWTEKLSTIIGEAKGLVKNVETPKKRLLAYVVKKEKHAYFGWTTLTIAPEFLKTLDKKIRGMDKLLRYLVVEEVKAEVRHQTLRIVPPRPAAKHPRVIPREMPKTDEKLDLEALDKKLEEILGK
- a CDS encoding single-stranded DNA-binding protein, encoding MNLNKAFILGNLTRDPELRQTPSGQAVCSFGVATNRFYTDSTGQKQKQAEFHNVVAWGRQAEIVNQYLRKGSSVLVEGRLQTRNWQDQQGSKHWRTEIIAERIQLGPKNQGGPAPSTPEGQKQSEDTTPIIELPEEGEEIDVKDIPF